From Calothrix sp. PCC 6303, a single genomic window includes:
- a CDS encoding response regulator produces MTVETDVKHKIIFLVEDNKADIRLIQEALKNSSTSYQVITARDGVDAMAYLRQEGEYAEATRPDLILLDLNLPRKDGREVLAEIKADSKLKRIPVVVLTTSRNEDDIHYSYDQHVNCYITKSRNLSELFQIVKGIEDFWLTTVTLPKE; encoded by the coding sequence GTGACCGTAGAAACGGACGTAAAGCACAAAATAATATTTTTAGTTGAAGATAATAAAGCCGATATTCGGCTAATTCAAGAAGCATTAAAAAATTCCTCCACGTCATACCAGGTAATTACTGCTAGGGATGGTGTGGATGCGATGGCTTATTTGCGACAAGAGGGGGAGTATGCTGAGGCAACTCGCCCCGATCTGATCCTTTTAGATTTAAACTTACCAAGAAAAGATGGTAGAGAGGTTTTAGCAGAAATTAAAGCTGACTCCAAACTCAAACGTATTCCCGTAGTAGTATTGACTACTTCCAGAAATGAAGATGATATTCACTATAGCTACGATCAACATGTAAATTGCTACATCACGAAATCTCGTAACCTCAGCGAACTTTTCCAAATTGTCAAGGGAATCGAAGATTTTTGGTTGACTACTGTTACTTTGCCAAAAGAATAA
- a CDS encoding Uma2 family endonuclease, with protein sequence MVPAPTKVLTLKEFLELPETKPASEYIDGQVIQKPMPKGKHSAIQGEFVPAINAIVKPKSIARAFPELRCTFGNRSIVPDIAVFVWNRIPRDENGEIANTFIVAPDWTIEILSPDQSQTKVTKNILHCLKYGTQMGWLIDPDEKTVLVFCPKREIQVFDELEVLMPVPSFASELEISVKDLFAWLL encoded by the coding sequence ATGGTGCCAGCACCAACTAAAGTATTAACCTTAAAGGAGTTTTTGGAACTACCAGAAACAAAACCTGCTAGTGAATACATTGATGGTCAAGTAATCCAGAAGCCGATGCCAAAAGGGAAACATAGTGCAATTCAAGGGGAATTTGTACCTGCTATCAATGCTATAGTTAAGCCTAAATCCATCGCTCGTGCATTTCCTGAGTTGCGTTGTACATTTGGTAATCGCTCCATCGTACCTGATATTGCTGTTTTTGTTTGGAATCGAATTCCCCGCGATGAGAATGGCGAAATTGCTAATACATTTATTGTTGCTCCAGATTGGACGATTGAGATTCTTTCTCCCGATCAAAGCCAGACAAAAGTGACAAAGAATATTCTTCATTGCCTAAAGTATGGAACTCAAATGGGGTGGCTGATTGATCCAGATGAGAAAACCGTATTGGTTTTCTGTCCCAAGCGAGAAATCCAGGTGTTTGACGAGCTAGAGGTACTTATGCCTGTACCATCTTTTGCAAGCGAGTTAGAGATAAGTGTTAAAGATTTGTTTGCTTGGCTGTTGTAG
- the ispD gene encoding 2-C-methyl-D-erythritol 4-phosphate cytidylyltransferase: protein MYLLIPAAGTGRRMGSSRNKLLLILDSRPIIAWTLLAAEASEYIKWIGIVSQPHDWEDFKAILGELNLTKPVEFIAGGDTRQESVYNGLQALPKDAQQVLIHDGARCLATPTLLDRCAVAIQKVPGLIAAVAVKDTIKVVDENRIIQSTPNRSQLWAAQTPQGFDVKLLKHCHEQGIKQGWEVTDDAALFEKCGYQVHIVEGEETNLKVTTPQDLAIAQFILQQRQ from the coding sequence GTGTATTTACTAATTCCAGCGGCAGGTACGGGACGGCGTATGGGAAGCAGCCGCAACAAACTACTATTAATACTAGATTCTCGCCCAATTATCGCTTGGACACTATTGGCAGCAGAAGCATCAGAATATATAAAATGGATCGGAATTGTTTCTCAGCCTCACGATTGGGAGGACTTCAAAGCAATCTTAGGAGAGTTAAATCTCACCAAACCCGTAGAATTTATTGCAGGTGGTGATACCAGACAAGAGTCAGTTTACAACGGTTTGCAGGCGCTACCAAAGGACGCTCAACAAGTTTTAATCCATGATGGTGCTAGGTGTTTAGCTACCCCGACTTTACTAGATCGTTGTGCAGTGGCAATCCAAAAAGTTCCCGGACTCATTGCCGCAGTTGCCGTCAAAGACACAATTAAAGTTGTTGATGAAAATCGCATAATTCAAAGTACACCTAATCGTAGCCAACTTTGGGCGGCACAAACTCCCCAAGGTTTTGATGTTAAACTACTCAAACACTGCCACGAACAGGGAATAAAACAAGGTTGGGAAGTCACCGACGACGCAGCTTTGTTTGAAAAGTGCGGCTACCAAGTTCACATTGTTGAAGGTGAGGAAACTAACTTAAAAGTTACCACTCCCCAAGATTTAGCGATCGCGCAATTTATCCTGCAACAGAGACAATAG
- a CDS encoding sensor histidine kinase codes for MGMNLEWQGIDLTSLKEPKINTITQIQSHGVLLVLEEAELTILQVSTNVYSVFGILAENLIGTKLENLLDSFQIERIKSGLSGENLDFINPTKIWVRKKGDDYVIFDAVFHRNSEGFIMVELEPAISQENIPFLSFYHLARASINQLEGTSSLADFCQIIVQEVRKVTGFDRVMLYKFDDDGHGAVIAEDKLASMEPYLGLHYPESDIPKPARKLLKSNWIRLIPDTYAESVDIYPEINPVSEQAIDLTHSILRSAYSCHMEYLHNMGVGASLTISLIKDGNLWGLIACHHQTPKYVSYELRKACEFLGRVIFSELSAKEETENYDYRMQLTYIQSMLVEYMSQEENFIDGLVKYKPNLLDLASAQGAAVCFGGKYTLIGETPKEEDINYLVQWLRNNVNEEVFYTDSLARIYPGAERFKSVASGLLAIPISKRNYVLWFRPEVIQTVNWGGNPNEAFEVSKLEEHVSLCPRKSFELWKETVRFMSLPWQYVEIKAALELRKAIVNIVLRQADELAQLAHDLELSNSELKKFAYVASHDLQEPLNQVANYVQLIEMRYREALDEDGEEFITYVVEGVSLMQTLIDDVLAYSKVDMQTSAFQVIEVKTPLEHGLNSLRKRISETGAKITYDTLPSVMADGTQLMQLFLNLVGNAIKFRSDKPPEIHIGAERQEDNWLFSVKDNGIGLDPKFSDRIFIIFQRLHTRDEYPGTGMGLAICKKIIECHRGRIWVESQLGEGATFYFTIPVGGRDRDRRNGRKAQNNIFS; via the coding sequence ATGGGGATGAATTTGGAATGGCAAGGCATTGATCTGACTAGCTTGAAAGAACCAAAAATCAATACTATTACTCAAATACAGTCTCACGGTGTGCTTTTGGTTTTAGAAGAAGCAGAACTAACAATTTTACAAGTCAGCACTAATGTCTATTCAGTATTTGGAATCTTAGCCGAAAATTTAATAGGAACAAAATTAGAGAATTTACTGGATTCTTTTCAAATTGAGAGAATTAAGTCAGGGTTATCGGGAGAAAATCTCGATTTTATCAATCCTACCAAAATATGGGTCAGGAAAAAAGGTGATGACTACGTTATATTTGATGCAGTTTTTCACCGTAATTCTGAAGGCTTTATTATGGTGGAATTAGAGCCAGCTATCTCTCAGGAAAATATTCCATTTTTAAGTTTTTATCATTTAGCTAGAGCGTCGATTAATCAATTAGAAGGAACTTCTAGTTTGGCTGATTTCTGTCAAATTATTGTTCAAGAAGTCCGGAAAGTCACTGGATTTGACAGGGTTATGTTATATAAATTTGACGATGATGGACATGGTGCTGTCATTGCTGAAGACAAATTAGCCAGTATGGAACCATATCTGGGTTTACATTATCCAGAATCAGATATTCCTAAACCTGCAAGAAAGCTGCTCAAATCTAATTGGATTAGATTAATTCCTGATACCTATGCTGAATCTGTCGATATTTATCCGGAAATTAATCCAGTTAGTGAGCAAGCAATTGATTTAACTCATTCAATTCTCAGAAGTGCTTATTCTTGTCATATGGAATATTTGCATAATATGGGTGTGGGTGCTTCTTTAACTATTTCTTTGATTAAAGATGGTAATCTTTGGGGACTAATTGCTTGTCATCATCAAACACCCAAATATGTATCTTATGAATTGCGTAAAGCCTGCGAATTTTTGGGAAGAGTGATATTTTCTGAACTTTCTGCGAAGGAAGAAACAGAAAATTATGACTATCGGATGCAACTGACATATATTCAGTCAATGTTAGTTGAATATATGTCCCAAGAAGAAAACTTTATTGATGGCTTAGTTAAATATAAACCTAATCTTTTAGATTTAGCTAGCGCTCAAGGTGCAGCGGTTTGTTTTGGGGGAAAATATACGCTAATTGGTGAAACTCCAAAAGAAGAAGATATTAATTATTTAGTCCAGTGGCTGAGGAATAATGTGAATGAAGAGGTATTTTATACTGATTCATTAGCTCGTATTTACCCAGGTGCCGAAAGATTTAAAAGCGTTGCTAGTGGGTTGCTTGCTATTCCAATTTCCAAGCGCAATTATGTATTATGGTTTCGTCCAGAAGTAATTCAAACAGTTAATTGGGGAGGTAATCCCAATGAAGCATTTGAGGTGAGTAAGTTAGAAGAACATGTTTCTTTATGTCCACGTAAGTCATTTGAATTGTGGAAAGAAACAGTACGTTTTATGTCTTTGCCTTGGCAATATGTAGAAATTAAAGCTGCGCTGGAATTACGCAAAGCAATTGTGAATATTGTGTTGCGACAAGCTGATGAATTAGCACAGTTAGCACATGATTTGGAACTTTCTAACTCAGAATTGAAAAAGTTTGCTTATGTAGCTTCCCATGATTTGCAAGAACCGTTGAATCAAGTAGCTAACTATGTACAGTTGATTGAAATGCGCTATAGAGAAGCACTTGATGAAGATGGTGAAGAATTTATCACCTATGTAGTAGAGGGTGTTAGCTTGATGCAAACTTTGATCGATGATGTACTAGCTTATTCTAAAGTGGATATGCAGACGAGCGCTTTTCAGGTAATTGAAGTCAAAACACCTTTAGAACATGGTTTGAATAGCTTGCGTAAACGCATATCGGAAACTGGGGCAAAAATTACCTATGACACTTTGCCTAGTGTGATGGCAGATGGAACTCAACTGATGCAATTATTTTTAAATTTAGTTGGTAATGCCATCAAATTCCGTAGTGATAAACCCCCAGAGATTCACATTGGTGCTGAAAGACAAGAGGATAATTGGTTATTCTCGGTTAAGGATAACGGAATTGGGTTAGATCCGAAGTTTAGCGATCGCATTTTCATTATATTCCAACGCCTGCATACAAGAGATGAATATCCTGGTACGGGTATGGGTTTAGCTATCTGTAAAAAAATTATTGAGTGCCATCGGGGACGCATTTGGGTAGAATCCCAATTAGGGGAAGGTGCTACATTCTACTTTACCATTCCAGTTGGAGGGCGCGATCGTGACCGTAGAAACGGACGTAAAGCACAAAATAATATTTTTAGTTGA
- a CDS encoding DUF760 domain-containing protein yields the protein MVFNPDFLNDNFDEHPNQLLNESSEEYPNQLLKYLQHQSPEILARIAQSASPEIKQIISQNVQGLVGMLPADNFNVQITTDRDNLAGLLASAMMTGYFLRQMEQRMQLDNLGNGH from the coding sequence ATGGTGTTTAACCCAGACTTTTTGAACGACAATTTCGATGAACACCCTAACCAGCTTTTGAATGAAAGCTCAGAAGAATACCCAAATCAATTGCTTAAGTATCTACAGCATCAGTCACCCGAAATTTTAGCCCGCATAGCCCAATCTGCTAGCCCAGAAATCAAGCAGATCATCTCGCAGAACGTCCAAGGACTAGTGGGGATGTTACCTGCCGATAATTTTAATGTCCAAATTACCACAGACCGAGACAACCTAGCAGGACTATTAGCATCCGCAATGATGACGGGGTATTTCCTTCGCCAGATGGAACAGCGAATGCAACTAGATAACCTCGGCAATGGTCATTAA
- a CDS encoding ATP-binding protein, which yields MLENSVKILLIEDNLAEARLLQEFLKQTNCQKCSLLHVKRLGDALVQLSTDSQEQHLFDIILLDLTLPDSEGLASLSPLKKLAPGLPIVVLTNTNDEELAIEAVRQGAQDYLLKRQVNPDSLLRSIRYAIERKLALESLRIVNETLEVRVQKSTDELLKAQQINQSKSEFVSMLSHDIRNPLNTILLAAGLLQNNSENLTKEKKTAHYQLIRSAIKNMAQLLDEVSFIGQSDLGKFKCELISLNLEAFCRYLVEEFNLIARDKSINIIFTCIGQMEETLWDETILRHILGNLLNNAIKYSPANSQVNFELVFQENIVIFKIQDWGIGIPEEDLKQIFQPFRRAGNVGGIAGTGLGLAITKKCVDTLGGEISVNSQMDVGTEFKIVLPKVKG from the coding sequence ATGCTTGAAAACTCGGTAAAAATCTTATTGATTGAGGACAATCTAGCAGAAGCTAGATTGTTACAAGAGTTTCTCAAACAAACTAATTGTCAAAAGTGTAGTTTGTTGCATGTAAAACGTTTGGGAGATGCTTTAGTTCAACTTAGCACTGACAGCCAAGAACAACATTTATTTGATATTATCTTGCTAGATTTAACCTTGCCTGATAGCGAAGGCTTGGCATCTCTTTCGCCTCTAAAAAAGCTTGCACCCGGTTTACCAATTGTAGTCTTAACCAATACAAATGATGAAGAGTTAGCAATTGAAGCAGTGCGTCAAGGAGCGCAGGATTATCTGCTAAAAAGACAGGTAAACCCAGATTCGTTACTCCGTTCTATACGTTATGCTATAGAACGCAAATTAGCTTTAGAATCATTAAGAATAGTAAATGAGACTTTAGAAGTTAGGGTTCAAAAAAGTACTGATGAGTTATTAAAAGCTCAACAAATTAATCAGTCTAAATCTGAATTTGTTTCTATGCTTTCCCATGACATTCGTAATCCTTTAAATACGATTCTTTTAGCGGCTGGCTTACTTCAAAATAACAGTGAAAACTTAACTAAAGAGAAAAAAACCGCCCACTACCAACTAATTCGTTCAGCCATTAAAAATATGGCGCAGTTGCTAGATGAAGTTTCATTTATTGGACAATCGGATTTAGGTAAATTTAAATGTGAATTAATCTCGTTGAATTTAGAAGCTTTCTGTCGTTATTTGGTCGAAGAATTTAACCTCATAGCTAGAGATAAGAGTATTAATATTATATTCACTTGTATTGGGCAAATGGAGGAGACTTTATGGGACGAAACTATACTGCGACATATTTTAGGAAATTTACTGAATAATGCAATTAAATATTCTCCTGCAAATAGTCAAGTTAATTTTGAGCTAGTTTTTCAAGAAAATATAGTAATTTTCAAAATCCAAGATTGGGGAATTGGCATTCCCGAAGAAGATCTAAAACAGATTTTTCAGCCTTTCCGTCGTGCTGGGAATGTTGGTGGTATAGCGGGAACAGGTTTGGGTTTAGCTATTACCAAAAAATGTGTTGATACCCTGGGTGGTGAGATTTCGGTTAATAGCCAGATGGATGTAGGCACCGAATTTAAAATTGTATTGCCCAAAGTTAAAGGTTAA
- a CDS encoding S8 family serine peptidase — MYSYEFSASGSHGNGKSNPTQPPGNSGNSMPFLRMDFPGGRGEMPEAVNMNSTESSGNVQKVLVELRVSRTQNVFQAVVDNIGSLQIDTDYEPVAVTPTNELAASLLLTDDETYIIRGEIDERRIHELEAQANVVKVYKDTPIAPFNPALLEKQDLVKPMNGAGDCPIGTCDCSPTVAKGTIADVAKYFGVDQIWAAGFKGQGIVVGIVDGGITAEGRPVEPFEGIRRIPNVIGGPAKNWGTKAKSWGEHGNMCATDVLGMAPEAKLYDCRIADGDAVSNALMVFDWALQQYRTDGTPQVLSNSWGIYQKSWDEFYATNPDHPFTRKVVEVINEGILVLFAAGNCGASCPNDRCGADNGSGRSIWGANGHPLVMTIGAVNKDEQFVGYSSTGPASLDPNKPDFCSVTHFRGYFGSDNGTSAATPIAAGVIALLKQAKPNATQDELKNILKQTAKNIGEPGFDQNSGAGIIQPKVAFDLLAPQLPKWGEWENLGGNAFSAPSAIASGVNCLKTFVLGGDNSIYQKSLDADKWGEWESLDGFSLSAPASIAVEENIHVFSISQERQIQLISFNAGSWGTWQNLGGFCKHGVAVTASTPNQIDVFTIGSDNAVYQMTWDGKSTTAGKSLGGLSLSAPAAVSSQQNRIDLFVRGVDHAIYHKYWNGTAWSDNWESLGGVWLYAPTVTSWGANRLDVFAVGTDNAVYRKYSDGVTWSSWENIGGSCIASPAAVSANKNQIDLFVVGGDNVIYRRKFV; from the coding sequence ATGTACAGTTATGAGTTTTCTGCTTCGGGTAGTCATGGTAATGGGAAATCTAACCCCACTCAGCCGCCGGGAAATTCTGGTAATAGTATGCCTTTTTTGAGGATGGATTTTCCAGGTGGCAGAGGTGAAATGCCGGAAGCAGTGAATATGAACTCTACTGAGTCTTCCGGGAATGTACAGAAAGTATTAGTAGAATTACGAGTATCAAGAACACAGAATGTTTTCCAAGCTGTTGTTGATAATATTGGCAGTTTGCAGATAGACACTGACTATGAACCTGTGGCAGTCACTCCAACAAACGAATTAGCTGCAAGTCTACTGCTTACCGATGATGAGACTTATATTATTCGTGGCGAGATTGATGAACGACGAATCCACGAATTAGAAGCACAAGCCAATGTCGTCAAGGTTTATAAAGATACACCTATTGCCCCTTTTAATCCCGCGTTGTTGGAAAAGCAAGATTTAGTTAAGCCGATGAATGGGGCTGGTGATTGTCCTATTGGTACTTGCGACTGTTCTCCCACGGTGGCTAAAGGAACTATTGCTGACGTTGCTAAGTATTTTGGAGTGGATCAAATTTGGGCTGCTGGCTTTAAAGGTCAGGGGATTGTGGTGGGGATTGTAGATGGGGGAATTACCGCCGAGGGTCGCCCTGTGGAGCCGTTTGAGGGCATTCGCCGCATTCCGAATGTGATCGGTGGTCCAGCAAAAAATTGGGGAACTAAGGCGAAGTCGTGGGGTGAACATGGGAACATGTGCGCTACTGATGTGTTGGGAATGGCACCGGAAGCAAAGCTGTATGATTGTCGGATTGCTGACGGGGATGCAGTTTCTAATGCTTTGATGGTGTTTGATTGGGCACTTCAGCAGTATCGTACTGATGGTACACCACAGGTTTTAAGCAATAGTTGGGGTATTTATCAGAAGAGTTGGGATGAATTTTATGCGACAAACCCGGATCATCCTTTTACTAGAAAGGTAGTAGAAGTGATTAATGAGGGTATTTTGGTGTTGTTTGCAGCGGGAAATTGCGGTGCCAGTTGTCCAAACGATCGCTGTGGCGCTGATAATGGTTCTGGGAGGAGTATTTGGGGTGCAAATGGACATCCTTTGGTGATGACTATTGGTGCTGTAAATAAGGATGAGCAGTTTGTTGGTTATAGTAGCACTGGTCCAGCATCGTTAGATCCAAATAAACCTGATTTCTGTTCAGTGACACATTTTCGGGGTTATTTTGGTAGTGATAACGGAACTTCGGCAGCAACTCCCATCGCTGCTGGTGTAATCGCTTTGTTAAAACAAGCGAAACCGAATGCAACTCAAGATGAGTTAAAAAATATCCTCAAACAAACAGCGAAAAATATTGGTGAACCTGGATTTGATCAAAATTCTGGTGCTGGGATTATTCAACCAAAAGTTGCCTTTGATTTACTTGCACCCCAGTTACCTAAGTGGGGAGAATGGGAAAATCTCGGTGGAAATGCCTTTTCTGCACCCAGCGCGATCGCTTCTGGTGTAAACTGCCTGAAAACCTTTGTTTTAGGTGGCGATAATTCCATTTATCAAAAATCTTTGGATGCTGATAAATGGGGGGAATGGGAAAGCTTAGATGGTTTTAGTTTATCTGCACCTGCATCCATTGCTGTTGAAGAGAATATCCATGTTTTTAGCATTAGTCAAGAACGCCAAATACAGTTAATATCATTCAATGCTGGTAGCTGGGGGACATGGCAAAATTTAGGTGGTTTCTGTAAGCATGGTGTCGCTGTTACTGCATCAACACCAAATCAAATTGATGTATTTACTATTGGTAGTGATAACGCAGTTTACCAAATGACTTGGGATGGTAAATCTACTACTGCTGGGAAAAGCTTAGGTGGTTTAAGTTTATCTGCACCTGCTGCGGTATCTTCACAACAAAACCGCATTGATTTATTTGTTCGGGGTGTTGATCACGCAATTTACCACAAATACTGGAATGGTACCGCATGGAGTGATAACTGGGAAAGTTTGGGTGGAGTGTGGTTGTATGCGCCAACTGTAACATCCTGGGGGGCAAATCGCTTAGATGTATTTGCAGTTGGTACTGACAATGCTGTGTATCGAAAATATTCTGATGGTGTGACTTGGAGTAGTTGGGAAAATATTGGTGGTTCCTGTATTGCTTCTCCAGCAGCAGTTTCAGCGAATAAAAACCAAATAGATCTATTTGTCGTCGGTGGCGATAACGTAATCTACCGCAGAAAATTTGTATAA
- a CDS encoding glycosyltransferase family 9 protein yields the protein MRVVALVPGGIDDQLLFFPTLDDLKRYKSDIQIDVVVEPKSKAAYRVSKSVNQVIGFDFKDRNSLADWGNLIGTIRDREYDVAITVGQSWLMGFALWLTGIPIRIGYKGQGSFLTNSVPYKAEQYKVNMYHDLLQGLVIDSPAGELTINVPKTDIDWAEKEQRRLGVKETGYILIYGGSSQVAGTKGVDEEVYPVTNWKQIVKDFQDKQPDLAILAIQEPDNDGFANSFREIFPNIKITSPEDVGKLAAMISGANLILCTSSASMQLAIAVQTYTIGLFGSADPMKLMPKSEKFLPIQSSTGKLVDISPETVMQKVWGG from the coding sequence ATGCGAGTAGTAGCTCTTGTCCCTGGCGGAATTGATGATCAACTGCTTTTTTTTCCGACCCTCGATGACCTAAAGCGCTATAAAAGCGATATTCAAATCGATGTCGTTGTAGAACCTAAATCTAAAGCTGCTTACCGAGTCAGTAAGTCAGTTAATCAGGTGATTGGGTTTGATTTTAAAGATCGTAACAGTTTGGCAGATTGGGGAAACCTAATTGGCACGATCCGCGATCGAGAGTACGATGTTGCTATTACTGTAGGTCAAAGTTGGTTAATGGGCTTTGCTTTGTGGTTAACTGGCATTCCAATCAGAATTGGTTATAAAGGTCAAGGTTCTTTTTTGACTAATTCAGTCCCCTACAAAGCCGAGCAGTATAAAGTTAATATGTACCATGACCTTCTCCAAGGTTTGGTGATTGACTCCCCTGCTGGTGAGTTAACAATCAATGTACCAAAGACTGATATTGATTGGGCTGAGAAGGAACAAAGGCGTTTGGGAGTTAAAGAAACAGGATATATTTTAATTTATGGTGGTTCTAGCCAGGTAGCTGGTACCAAAGGCGTAGATGAAGAAGTTTATCCTGTGACGAATTGGAAGCAAATAGTTAAAGATTTTCAAGATAAACAGCCAGATTTAGCGATTTTGGCGATTCAAGAACCAGATAATGATGGGTTTGCCAATAGTTTTAGGGAAATTTTCCCAAATATTAAAATTACTTCTCCCGAAGATGTGGGTAAGTTAGCGGCAATGATTTCTGGGGCTAATTTGATTTTATGTACTAGCAGTGCTTCCATGCAACTAGCGATCGCAGTCCAAACATACACCATAGGTTTGTTTGGTTCCGCAGATCCAATGAAACTAATGCCTAAAAGTGAAAAATTCCTACCCATTCAGTCATCAACTGGTAAATTGGTAGACATTTCACCGGAAACAGTCATGCAAAAAGTTTGGGGAGGTTAA
- a CDS encoding CRR6 family NdhI maturation factor, whose product MPIAIALTTDDINTLDLSPAITIIERLLATDAIASSEQQLSIQVNYALEPNDPRELSEIPEIRLWFVRLDSRYPWLPFLLDWKAGELARYAAMLVPHQFSSKEGIQYNPEALEIFLMHKIFVLTDWLKQQNIPHQSRLKSMAQLLGYELDDTLFEIFTY is encoded by the coding sequence ATGCCAATAGCGATCGCACTTACCACCGATGACATTAATACCTTAGATTTGTCACCAGCTATCACCATTATTGAACGGCTTTTGGCAACAGATGCGATCGCATCTTCTGAACAACAACTGTCAATTCAGGTAAACTATGCCCTAGAACCGAATGATCCTAGAGAACTTTCAGAAATCCCAGAAATTCGACTTTGGTTTGTACGTCTGGATTCACGCTACCCTTGGTTGCCTTTTCTCCTCGATTGGAAAGCTGGAGAATTAGCACGTTATGCAGCAATGCTGGTACCACATCAATTTAGTTCTAAGGAAGGAATTCAATATAATCCAGAAGCATTAGAAATATTTTTGATGCATAAAATCTTCGTTTTAACAGATTGGCTAAAACAGCAAAATATTCCCCATCAATCTCGACTCAAATCAATGGCACAACTTTTAGGCTATGAGTTAGATGATACTTTATTTGAAATATTTACATACTAA
- the scpB gene encoding SMC-Scp complex subunit ScpB — MSTATTIEAILYLKGKPLSIGEIAEYAACDRATAEEGIIELIDDYARRDSALEIAETKNGYSLQLRSDFHQLVQTLIPVELGLGALRTLAAIALNSPMRQTDLINVRGSGAYQHVQELVEQGFVRKKRDSDSRSSLLLTTSKFNQYFQIESLPQPFDTTPAERQLELELVQSPIEPDIAC; from the coding sequence ATGAGTACAGCAACAACGATAGAAGCAATTCTTTATTTAAAAGGTAAGCCCCTATCAATCGGTGAAATAGCAGAATATGCCGCGTGCGATCGCGCTACGGCAGAAGAGGGTATTATCGAATTAATTGACGATTACGCCCGTCGTGACAGCGCCTTAGAAATAGCCGAAACCAAAAACGGCTACAGTTTGCAATTACGCTCCGATTTTCATCAACTAGTGCAAACACTAATTCCGGTAGAATTGGGTCTGGGAGCGCTACGGACGCTAGCAGCGATCGCTCTCAACAGCCCCATGCGGCAAACTGATCTAATTAACGTTCGTGGATCAGGTGCATACCAACATGTTCAAGAACTAGTAGAACAAGGATTCGTCCGCAAAAAACGTGACAGCGACTCTCGATCCAGCTTGTTACTAACCACTTCCAAATTTAATCAATACTTCCAAATAGAATCACTACCCCAACCCTTCGACACTACACCAGCAGAAAGACAATTAGAACTGGAACTAGTTCAATCCCCAATAGAGCCGGATATTGCCTGTTAG